The proteins below are encoded in one region of Clostridium fermenticellae:
- the rpsC gene encoding 30S ribosomal protein S3, giving the protein MGQKVHPHGLRVGVIKDWDAKWYANGKKFADNLVEDNKIRKFVKAKTSAAGVSRIQIERAAKRIKLNIFTAKPGMIIGKGGQGINALKSSLQKLIGNRNILINIVEVKSAEADAQLMAENIARQLEKRISFRRAMKQTIQRAMKHGIKGVKTSCSGRLGGAEIARTEQYHEGTIPLQTLRADIDYGFDEANTTYGKIGVKVWIYKGEILPTKKVVQNKEEIEA; this is encoded by the coding sequence ATGGGACAGAAAGTACATCCACATGGTCTAAGAGTTGGAGTAATAAAAGACTGGGATGCTAAATGGTATGCAAACGGTAAAAAATTTGCAGATAATTTAGTAGAAGACAATAAGATTAGAAAATTTGTAAAGGCTAAGACTTCTGCAGCTGGAGTTTCAAGAATACAAATTGAAAGAGCTGCAAAAAGAATTAAGTTAAATATATTTACTGCAAAACCTGGTATGATTATCGGAAAAGGTGGCCAGGGAATTAATGCACTTAAATCAAGCCTTCAGAAGTTAATAGGTAACAGAAACATATTAATAAATATTGTGGAAGTTAAGAGTGCAGAAGCAGATGCTCAGCTTATGGCTGAAAATATAGCAAGACAGCTGGAGAAGAGAATTTCATTCAGAAGAGCAATGAAACAAACAATTCAAAGAGCAATGAAGCACGGAATTAAAGGAGTTAAAACTTCTTGTTCAGGAAGACTTGGAGGAGCAGAAATTGCAAGGACTGAACAATATCATGAAGGAACAATTCCATTACAGACATTAAGAGCGGATATCGATTACGGATTCGATGAAGCAAATACTACCTATGGAAAAATAGGAGTTAAAGTATGGATTTATAAAGGAGAAATTCTTCCTACTAAAAAAGTTGTACAGAATAAGGAAGAGATTGAAGCGTAG
- the rplP gene encoding 50S ribosomal protein L16, with the protein MLMPKRVKHRKVQRGRMKGKATRGNFIAYGDFALQATECGWITNNQIEAARIAINRYVKRGGKLWIKIFPDKPVTEKPAETRMGSGKGSPEYWVSVVKPGRVLFEIAGVSEVVAREAMRLASHKLPIKTKFITKKDFEEMGGETNEG; encoded by the coding sequence ATGTTAATGCCTAAGAGAGTAAAACATCGTAAGGTTCAACGTGGTAGGATGAAGGGCAAAGCTACAAGAGGCAATTTTATAGCATATGGTGATTTTGCACTTCAAGCTACAGAATGTGGATGGATTACTAATAATCAGATAGAAGCGGCCAGAATAGCTATAAATAGATATGTTAAAAGGGGAGGAAAACTTTGGATAAAGATTTTCCCGGATAAGCCAGTAACTGAAAAACCTGCTGAAACTCGTATGGGTTCTGGTAAGGGTTCACCAGAGTATTGGGTATCAGTTGTAAAACCAGGAAGAGTTCTGTTCGAAATAGCAGGTGTTAGTGAAGTTGTTGCAAGAGAAGCAATGAGACTTGCATCACATAAATTACCTATAAAGACTAAGTTTATAACTAAGAAAGATTTTGAAGAAATGGGTGGTGAAACCAATGAAGGCTAA
- the rpmC gene encoding 50S ribosomal protein L29, with protein sequence MKAKELQELKQSSPQDLQAKLGDLKSELFNLRFQLATGQLENPMRIKEVKKSIAQIKTILREEELRAFEQ encoded by the coding sequence ATGAAGGCTAAAGAATTGCAAGAATTAAAACAAAGCAGCCCTCAGGATTTACAAGCGAAGTTAGGTGATCTTAAATCAGAATTATTTAATTTAAGATTTCAATTAGCTACAGGCCAATTGGAAAACCCAATGAGAATAAAAGAAGTTAAAAAATCCATAGCCCAAATTAAGACCATCCTCAGAGAAGAAGAGTTAAGGGCATTTGAACAGTAG
- the rpsQ gene encoding 30S ribosomal protein S17, translated as MERGNRKTRIGRVVSDKMDKTIVVAVETKVRHPLYGKTVNKTTKFKTHDEKNEAKINDRVLIMETRPLSKDKRWRLVEIVEKAK; from the coding sequence GTGGAAAGAGGTAATAGAAAGACAAGGATAGGAAGAGTTGTATCTGATAAAATGGATAAGACTATAGTAGTTGCTGTTGAAACAAAAGTACGTCATCCTCTATATGGAAAAACAGTTAATAAAACTACTAAGTTTAAGACTCATGATGAAAAAAATGAAGCAAAAATTAATGATAGAGTTTTAATAATGGAAACTAGACCGTTATCTAAAGATAAAAGATGGAGACTTGTAGAAATCGTCGAAAAAGCTAAATAG
- the rplN gene encoding 50S ribosomal protein L14 produces the protein MIQQQTVLKVADNSGAKEIMCIRVLGGSKRKWGNIGDIIVASVKGATPGGVVKKGEVVKAVIVRSVKGVRRTDGSYIRFDENAAVIIKDDKQPRGTRIFGPVARELRDKDFTKILSLAPEVL, from the coding sequence ATGATTCAGCAGCAGACGGTATTAAAGGTTGCAGATAATTCTGGTGCTAAGGAAATTATGTGCATAAGAGTATTAGGTGGTTCCAAAAGGAAATGGGGAAACATTGGTGATATAATAGTTGCTAGTGTTAAAGGTGCAACACCAGGCGGTGTTGTTAAAAAAGGTGAAGTTGTTAAAGCAGTTATAGTAAGATCTGTTAAAGGTGTAAGAAGAACGGACGGTTCATATATAAGATTTGATGAAAATGCAGCTGTTATAATAAAAGATGACAAACAGCCAAGAGGAACTCGTATCTTTGGACCAGTAGCAAGAGAGCTAAGGGATAAGGATTTTACAAAAATATTATCGTTAGCACCTGAAGTTTTATAG
- the rplX gene encoding 50S ribosomal protein L24 has product MAKLHVRKKDKVMVISGKDKGKIGEVLSVIPKSGKVVVKDVNIVSKHQKPNKANMQGGIIKREAPIYSSKVMLYCDKCKSVTRISHKILEDGSKVRVCKKCGETF; this is encoded by the coding sequence ATAGCGAAGTTACATGTAAGAAAAAAAGATAAAGTAATGGTTATTTCTGGTAAAGATAAAGGAAAAATAGGCGAAGTTCTCAGCGTTATTCCTAAATCAGGTAAAGTTGTTGTTAAAGATGTTAACATAGTGTCAAAACATCAAAAACCTAACAAAGCCAACATGCAGGGTGGAATAATAAAAAGAGAAGCTCCTATTTATAGTTCGAAAGTAATGTTATACTGTGACAAATGTAAGTCTGTTACAAGAATAAGCCATAAAATTTTAGAAGATGGAAGCAAAGTTAGAGTATGTAAAAAGTGCGGAGAAACATTCTAA
- the rplE gene encoding 50S ribosomal protein L5, with translation MMVRLQEKYDKEIIPAMMSKFEYKNVMEVPKLEKIVINMGVSEAKENVRVLEAAASDLATITGQKPILTRAKKSVANFKIRQNMPIGCKVTLRRQKMYEFADKLMNVALPRVRDFSGVSDKSFDGRGNYSLGIKEQLIFPEIEYDKIDKVRGMDIIFVTTAKTDEEAKELLKFLGMPFTHK, from the coding sequence ATGATGGTAAGATTACAAGAGAAGTATGATAAAGAAATAATCCCAGCTATGATGAGTAAGTTTGAATATAAAAACGTAATGGAAGTACCAAAATTGGAAAAAATAGTTATAAATATGGGCGTTAGTGAAGCTAAAGAAAATGTAAGAGTTTTAGAAGCTGCTGCATCAGATTTAGCCACAATAACAGGACAAAAACCAATTTTAACTAGAGCAAAAAAATCAGTTGCTAATTTTAAGATAAGACAAAATATGCCAATAGGCTGTAAAGTTACATTAAGAAGACAGAAAATGTATGAATTTGCGGATAAATTAATGAATGTTGCCTTACCAAGAGTAAGAGATTTCTCAGGAGTTTCGGATAAATCTTTTGATGGAAGAGGAAACTATTCATTAGGAATTAAAGAACAATTAATATTCCCTGAAATTGAATATGATAAGATTGATAAAGTAAGAGGTATGGATATAATATTTGTTACTACTGCAAAGACTGATGAAGAGGCAAAGGAATTATTAAAATTCCTGGGAATGCCATTCACTCATAAATAA
- a CDS encoding type Z 30S ribosomal protein S14, whose protein sequence is MARKALIEKWKKEPKYSTRAYTRCRICGRPHSVLKKYGICRICFRELAYKGEIPGCKKASW, encoded by the coding sequence GTGGCACGTAAGGCTTTAATAGAAAAGTGGAAAAAAGAACCGAAATATTCAACTAGAGCTTATACAAGATGCAGAATATGTGGAAGACCGCACTCTGTATTAAAAAAATATGGTATATGCCGTATTTGTTTTAGAGAACTTGCATATAAAGGTGAGATACCTGGATGCAAAAAAGCTAGTTGGTAG
- the rpsH gene encoding 30S ribosomal protein S8: MVMTDPIADLLTRIRNANVVKHETVEIPSSNIKKAILNIMLQEGYIKNLEEYKDGCVNMVRLSMKYGHGNERVITGLKRISKPGLRVYCRKEEIPRVLNGLGIAIISTSRGIVTDREARKLGVGGEVLCYIW; the protein is encoded by the coding sequence ATGGTAATGACTGATCCGATTGCAGATTTACTAACACGTATAAGAAATGCAAATGTAGTTAAACATGAGACTGTGGAGATACCTTCTTCCAATATAAAGAAGGCTATTTTAAATATAATGCTTCAAGAAGGATATATAAAAAATTTAGAGGAATATAAAGATGGCTGTGTTAACATGGTAAGACTTTCAATGAAATATGGTCATGGTAATGAGAGAGTTATAACTGGTCTTAAGAGAATATCAAAACCAGGATTAAGAGTTTATTGCAGAAAAGAAGAGATTCCTAGAGTATTAAATGGTTTAGGAATAGCCATAATATCTACTTCAAGAGGAATTGTTACAGATAGAGAAGCAAGAAAATTAGGAGTAGGCGGAGAAGTACTTTGTTACATATGGTAG
- the rplF gene encoding 50S ribosomal protein L6, with protein sequence MSRIGKLPIAIPNGVTVAVTPDNVVTVKGSKGQLEKAMSKEIKIAVEDNSVVVTRDNDEKSVRALHGLTRSLINNMVIGVTEGYQKTLELVGVGYRAQMQGKKLVMNLGYSHPIEIKEVAGITYTTPNTTTVVVSGIDKELVGAVAADIRTWRKPEPYKGKGIKYAGEFIKRKEGKTGKK encoded by the coding sequence ATGTCAAGAATAGGAAAACTTCCTATAGCTATACCAAATGGCGTAACTGTAGCAGTAACACCAGACAACGTTGTTACTGTTAAAGGATCCAAAGGTCAACTTGAAAAGGCTATGAGCAAAGAAATAAAAATAGCTGTTGAGGACAATTCAGTAGTAGTTACAAGAGATAATGATGAAAAAAGTGTAAGAGCACTTCATGGATTAACAAGATCATTAATAAATAATATGGTAATTGGAGTAACTGAAGGATACCAAAAAACTTTAGAATTAGTTGGAGTAGGTTATAGAGCACAGATGCAGGGCAAAAAATTAGTTATGAACCTCGGATATTCACATCCAATTGAAATTAAAGAAGTAGCTGGTATAACATACACGACTCCAAACACTACTACAGTTGTTGTAAGTGGTATAGATAAGGAATTAGTTGGTGCTGTTGCAGCAGATATAAGGACTTGGAGAAAACCAGAACCTTATAAAGGAAAAGGAATTAAGTATGCAGGAGAATTTATAAAACGTAAAGAAGGTAAAACTGGTAAGAAATAA
- the rplR gene encoding 50S ribosomal protein L18 has translation MFNKQDKNKTRVRRHLRVRKKIFGTTERPRLSIYRSDKNIYAQIIDDINGVTLVSASTVEKDFTDKGNNKEAAKKVGESIAKKALEKGIKEVVFDRGGYLYHGRVQSLAEGARESGLQF, from the coding sequence ATGTTTAATAAACAGGATAAAAATAAAACTAGAGTAAGACGTCATCTAAGAGTTCGTAAAAAGATCTTTGGAACAACAGAGAGACCAAGGCTTTCAATTTACAGAAGTGATAAGAACATATATGCTCAGATTATAGATGATATAAATGGAGTAACTTTAGTTTCTGCTTCAACTGTGGAAAAAGATTTTACTGATAAAGGGAATAATAAAGAAGCTGCAAAAAAGGTTGGAGAAAGTATTGCAAAAAAAGCTTTAGAAAAAGGAATTAAAGAAGTAGTCTTTGATAGAGGCGGATACTTATATCACGGTAGAGTACAAAGCCTTGCGGAAGGTGCAAGAGAGAGCGGTTTACAATTCTAA
- the rpsE gene encoding 30S ribosomal protein S5: MRIDPSTLNLKEKVLFINRVAKVVKGGRNFRFSALVVVGDENGHIGVGTGKSIEIPEAIRKAVDDAKKKLIEVPIVGTTVPHDIEGCFGTGKVLIKKSVEGTGVIAGGPARSVLELAGLKDVRAKSLGSNNPRNMVNATLNGLSRLRTADQVASLRGKTVEEILG, translated from the coding sequence ATGAGAATAGATCCTAGCACTTTAAATCTTAAAGAAAAAGTTCTATTTATAAACAGAGTTGCTAAGGTTGTTAAAGGTGGTAGAAATTTCAGATTTAGTGCCCTTGTAGTTGTTGGAGACGAAAACGGACATATTGGGGTAGGAACTGGTAAATCTATTGAAATACCTGAGGCAATTAGAAAAGCAGTAGATGATGCAAAAAAGAAATTAATAGAAGTTCCAATAGTAGGTACAACTGTACCACATGATATAGAAGGTTGTTTTGGTACTGGAAAAGTACTTATAAAGAAATCTGTAGAAGGTACTGGAGTTATAGCAGGAGGTCCTGCTAGATCTGTACTTGAGCTTGCAGGTTTGAAAGATGTCAGAGCTAAATCTTTGGGTTCTAATAATCCAAGAAATATGGTAAATGCTACTCTAAACGGTTTGTCTAGATTAAGAACAGCTGATCAAGTTGCCAGCTTGAGAGGGAAAACCGTTGAAGAGATTTTAGGTTAG
- the rpmD gene encoding 50S ribosomal protein L30, whose product MAKIKITLSKSLIGRKKDHIATVNALGLKKIGKTVEHEDTPQIRGMINKVSYLLNVEEA is encoded by the coding sequence TTGGCTAAAATTAAAATAACTTTGTCCAAAAGCTTAATAGGAAGAAAAAAAGATCATATTGCTACTGTTAATGCTTTAGGATTAAAGAAAATAGGAAAAACAGTTGAACATGAGGATACTCCTCAAATCAGAGGTATGATAAATAAAGTTAGCTATCTTTTAAATGTAGAAGAAGCATAA
- the rplO gene encoding 50S ribosomal protein L15 produces MKLHELKPAAGSRKAPKRIGRGTGSGLGRNAGKGEKGQKARSGGGVRLGFEGGQMPLFRRLPKRGFKNPFTKEFSVINIDRLNVFDEGTEVTPELLLSKGIVNKSKNGVKILGNGEIEKKLTVKAAKFSKSAVEKIEAAGGKVEVI; encoded by the coding sequence ATGAAACTTCATGAATTAAAACCAGCAGCTGGATCAAGAAAAGCACCAAAAAGGATAGGAAGAGGTACTGGTTCAGGATTAGGAAGAAATGCTGGTAAAGGTGAAAAAGGACAGAAGGCTAGATCCGGCGGTGGTGTAAGATTAGGTTTTGAAGGAGGCCAAATGCCTTTATTTAGAAGGCTTCCTAAGAGAGGATTTAAAAATCCATTTACTAAAGAATTTTCGGTCATAAATATTGATAGATTGAATGTATTTGATGAAGGTACAGAAGTAACACCAGAGTTATTATTATCAAAGGGTATCGTAAATAAATCCAAAAATGGTGTTAAAATACTTGGAAACGGTGAAATTGAAAAAAAACTAACAGTTAAGGCAGCAAAATTTTCAAAGTCGGCTGTAGAAAAAATTGAAGCAGCTGGAGGAAAAGTTGAGGTGATATAG
- the secY gene encoding preprotein translocase subunit SecY, protein MLSTLRNTWKVPELRKRIVFTLLMIAIFRMGNFIPVPGIDTSKIANLTKSGSLFGFYDLISGGAFSRFSIFAMGVVPFINSSIIFQLLQVAIPRLEQLSKEGEEGRKKMQEYTRYASVPLGVIQAFSTYVIISKYNALQNPSSKLNIFIIILTLTTASTFLMWLGDRITDKGIGNGVSLLIFFNIISRFPSTLYQLVQLQNAETVDFIQLILFIVAVVALLILVVITSLSERRIPVQYAGKMASGGRLYKGQSTNIPINVNGAAVIGIIFAISVMQFPITIGMFWPDSAFYKFVTTSPFSPFKESTWQYAILYFVLTIFFTWFYTEVTFKPDEMAENMHKSSGFIPGIRPGEPTANYIESVLAKVSIIGGAFAGVIAIAPILAATYTNFKDIYFGGTGLLIIVNVALETMRQLESQLVMRHYHGFLKS, encoded by the coding sequence GTGCTATCAACTTTGCGTAATACATGGAAAGTTCCTGAATTAAGAAAGAGAATAGTATTTACATTACTTATGATAGCAATTTTCAGGATGGGAAATTTTATTCCTGTTCCTGGAATTGATACTTCAAAGATTGCAAATTTAACTAAGAGTGGATCTTTATTTGGATTTTATGATTTGATATCAGGTGGTGCATTTAGTAGATTTAGCATATTTGCAATGGGAGTAGTTCCATTTATCAATTCTTCTATTATATTTCAATTGCTTCAGGTCGCTATTCCAAGATTGGAACAGTTATCTAAAGAGGGAGAAGAAGGAAGAAAGAAGATGCAGGAGTATACAAGATATGCTTCAGTACCACTGGGAGTAATTCAGGCATTTAGTACATATGTTATAATAAGTAAATATAATGCCCTCCAAAATCCATCAAGTAAGTTAAATATATTTATCATAATACTTACATTAACTACTGCTTCAACTTTCTTGATGTGGTTAGGTGATAGAATAACAGACAAAGGAATAGGAAATGGTGTTTCACTTTTAATTTTCTTTAACATTATTTCTAGATTTCCATCTACGCTTTATCAGTTAGTACAATTACAAAATGCAGAAACTGTTGATTTCATACAATTAATATTATTCATTGTAGCTGTGGTTGCATTACTTATATTAGTTGTAATTACCAGCTTATCTGAGAGAAGGATACCTGTTCAATATGCAGGAAAGATGGCAAGTGGTGGTAGATTGTATAAAGGTCAGTCCACCAATATACCAATAAATGTAAATGGAGCAGCTGTTATTGGAATAATATTTGCAATTTCAGTTATGCAGTTTCCAATCACAATTGGTATGTTTTGGCCAGATTCAGCTTTCTATAAGTTTGTGACTACAAGTCCATTCAGCCCGTTTAAAGAGAGCACTTGGCAGTATGCAATACTATACTTTGTGTTGACTATATTCTTTACGTGGTTTTATACAGAGGTAACATTTAAACCTGATGAGATGGCAGAGAATATGCATAAGTCTTCAGGGTTTATACCTGGCATAAGACCAGGAGAACCTACTGCAAACTATATAGAAAGTGTTCTTGCTAAGGTTTCAATAATAGGTGGAGCTTTTGCGGGTGTAATAGCTATAGCGCCTATATTGGCAGCGACGTATACCAATTTTAAGGATATATACTTTGGTGGAACTGGACTTCTTATCATAGTGAATGTTGCACTTGAAACTATGAGGCAACTAGAATCTCAATTGGTAATGCGTCATTATCATGGATTCTTGAAGAGTTAA
- a CDS encoding adenylate kinase, producing MKMVLLGPPGAGKGTQAKLISEKYSIPHISTGDIFRKNISEKTKLGIEAKKYMDNGQLVPDKVTIDIVKDRLTEDDCKEGFLLDGFPRTVKQAEALDEFLNSADGKIDAALLIDVAEEFILERMTGRRVCSSCGASYHIKFNPSKIDGKCDLCNGDLIQRKDDTEATVKERLDVYSKQTQPLINYYKNQNVLLKIEGTKEISEVFDEICNSLKAIK from the coding sequence TTGAAAATGGTTTTGTTGGGTCCTCCAGGAGCTGGAAAAGGCACACAAGCAAAATTAATTAGCGAAAAGTATTCTATACCGCATATATCTACAGGCGATATTTTTAGAAAAAATATTTCTGAAAAAACTAAACTTGGTATTGAGGCAAAGAAATATATGGATAATGGTCAGTTAGTACCAGATAAAGTTACTATAGATATAGTTAAGGATAGATTAACAGAAGATGATTGTAAAGAAGGATTCCTACTAGATGGTTTTCCAAGAACAGTTAAACAGGCAGAAGCACTAGATGAATTTTTAAATAGTGCTGATGGTAAAATAGATGCAGCATTGCTTATAGATGTTGCAGAAGAGTTTATTTTAGAGAGAATGACGGGAAGAAGAGTTTGCTCATCTTGTGGAGCAAGTTATCATATAAAGTTTAATCCTTCTAAAATAGATGGAAAATGTGATCTTTGCAATGGTGATTTGATACAAAGAAAAGATGATACAGAAGCAACTGTTAAGGAAAGATTGGATGTTTACAGTAAACAAACTCAACCGCTTATTAATTATTACAAAAATCAAAATGTACTGCTTAAAATAGAAGGAACAAAAGAAATAAGTGAAGTATTTGATGAGATATGTAATTCATTAAAGGCGATTAAGTAA
- a CDS encoding KOW domain-containing RNA-binding protein, whose translation MKSNSCLGKVVYSKAGRDSNRFFIIVGILDSNYVYICDGDLRLIENPKKKKIKHLTFTNSTAEDIKDLLLSGKKISNAMIRKFLQSYDNNKEV comes from the coding sequence GTGAAAAGTAATAGCTGTTTGGGAAAAGTAGTTTATTCAAAGGCAGGTCGTGATTCTAACAGATTTTTTATAATAGTTGGTATTTTAGATAGCAACTATGTCTATATATGCGATGGAGATCTTAGACTTATAGAAAATCCTAAGAAGAAAAAGATTAAACATTTAACATTTACAAATTCAACTGCAGAAGATATAAAAGATTTGTTACTATCGGGAAAGAAGATCAGCAATGCTATGATAAGAAAATTTTTGCAGTCTTACGACAACAATAAGGAGGTTTGA
- the infA gene encoding translation initiation factor IF-1, producing the protein MSKDDVIEMQGTVLEALPNAMFEVKLESGHKILAHISGKLRMNFIRILPGDKVTVELSPYDLTRGRITWRAK; encoded by the coding sequence ATGTCAAAAGATGATGTTATAGAAATGCAGGGTACTGTTTTAGAGGCATTACCTAATGCAATGTTTGAAGTTAAGTTAGAGAGTGGACATAAAATATTAGCGCATATATCAGGTAAACTAAGAATGAACTTTATAAGAATTCTTCCTGGCGATAAAGTTACTGTGGAATTATCTCCATATGATTTGACAAGAGGAAGAATAACTTGGAGAGCAAAGTAA
- the rpmJ gene encoding 50S ribosomal protein L36, whose translation MKVRPSVKPMCEKCKVIKRKGRVMVICENPKHKQKQG comes from the coding sequence ATGAAAGTAAGACCATCAGTTAAGCCTATGTGTGAAAAATGTAAAGTTATAAAAAGAAAAGGAAGAGTAATGGTTATCTGTGAAAATCCTAAACATAAACAAAAGCAAGGTTAA
- the rpsM gene encoding 30S ribosomal protein S13, translating into MARIAGIDLPKEKRIEIGLTYIYGIGLSTSHKILKETGVNPDTRVKDLTEGEVNTLRDYVTKNIIVEGDLRRETALNIKRLIEIGCYRGIRHRRGLPVRGQKTKTNARTRKGPKKMIGAKKRK; encoded by the coding sequence ATGGCAAGAATAGCAGGTATTGACCTACCAAAAGAAAAAAGAATAGAAATAGGTCTGACATATATATATGGCATAGGATTATCGACTTCTCACAAGATTCTCAAAGAAACTGGAGTTAATCCTGATACAAGAGTTAAGGATTTGACTGAGGGAGAAGTTAATACATTAAGAGATTATGTAACTAAAAACATAATAGTTGAAGGTGACTTAAGAAGAGAAACAGCTCTTAACATAAAGAGATTAATAGAGATAGGTTGTTATAGAGGAATAAGACATAGAAGAGGTCTTCCGGTAAGAGGACAAAAAACAAAGACAAATGCAAGAACAAGAAAAGGTCCTAAGAAAATGATAGGAGCTAAAAAGAGAAAGTAA
- the rpsK gene encoding 30S ribosomal protein S11, with translation MAAGSKTKKTRRRKERKNVEHGCAHIRSTFNNSIVTITDAFGNTLSWASAGGLGFRGSRKSTPFAAQMAAETSAKAAMEHGLKSVEVYVKGPGAGREAAIRSLQAAGLEVTLIKDVTPIPHNGCRPPKRRRV, from the coding sequence ATGGCAGCTGGATCAAAGACTAAAAAGACAAGAAGAAGAAAAGAAAGAAAAAATGTTGAACATGGATGTGCACATATAAGATCAACTTTTAACAATTCAATTGTTACTATTACAGATGCATTTGGAAATACATTATCATGGGCTAGCGCAGGTGGATTAGGATTTAGAGGATCAAGAAAAAGTACTCCATTTGCAGCACAAATGGCCGCTGAAACATCAGCAAAAGCAGCAATGGAACATGGTTTAAAGAGCGTAGAGGTGTATGTTAAAGGACCAGGAGCAGGTAGAGAAGCTGCGATTAGGTCATTACAAGCTGCTGGATTAGAAGTTACATTGATAAAAGATGTTACTCCTATACCACATAATGGCTGCAGACCACCAAAGAGAAGAAGAGTCTAG
- the rpsD gene encoding 30S ribosomal protein S4 produces MARYTGSVCRLCRREGLKLFLKGDRCYTDKCAFTRRGYAPGQHGQSRKKISNYGVQLREKQKARRIYGILEGQFRNYYERAEKLRGITGENLLRLLEMRLDNVAFRLGFGNSRSEARQLVTHGHFLVNGKKVDIPSYQVTVNDVITVREKSRSVEKFKTFAENPKTLPAWLEGSSENFEGKVLRDPSREDVDVPVNETLIVEFYSK; encoded by the coding sequence ATGGCAAGATATACTGGATCAGTATGTAGACTTTGTAGAAGAGAAGGTTTAAAGCTATTTCTAAAAGGAGATAGATGTTATACAGATAAATGTGCATTTACAAGAAGAGGATATGCACCAGGACAGCACGGACAAAGCAGAAAGAAAATATCTAACTATGGTGTTCAATTAAGAGAAAAGCAAAAAGCTAGAAGAATATACGGAATACTTGAAGGACAATTTAGAAATTACTATGAAAGAGCTGAGAAGCTCAGAGGTATAACAGGTGAAAACTTGTTAAGATTATTGGAAATGAGACTTGATAATGTAGCATTTAGATTGGGATTTGGAAATTCAAGAAGTGAGGCAAGACAATTAGTAACTCACGGGCATTTCCTCGTAAATGGTAAGAAAGTAGATATTCCTTCTTATCAGGTAACTGTTAATGATGTTATAACTGTTAGAGAAAAAAGCAGATCAGTAGAAAAATTCAAGACATTTGCAGAAAATCCAAAGACTTTACCAGCATGGTTAGAGGGAAGTTCAGAAAACTTTGAAGGAAAGGTTCTTAGAGATCCTTCAAGAGAAGATGTAGATGTTCCTGTTAATGAAACATTAATAGTAGAATTCTATAGTAAATAA